Proteins from a single region of Sphaerodactylus townsendi isolate TG3544 unplaced genomic scaffold, MPM_Stown_v2.3 scaffold_19, whole genome shotgun sequence:
- the IQANK1 gene encoding IQ motif and ankyrin repeat domain-containing protein 1 yields the protein MSPKKAAAARKRAPLAAAPGKPGPQGGGQQAAQTGSQAPPSSGGPEDPRRRDSPRSAGEQLQQQEGRGALGDTGAGALGGWPVMAVQCGERSGAKRARTQDQPWLVFVRETTGEFPSRCAEEGTVLESCVLSGAPHPTCIAEQNSDQKAALTLQCAFRCLLARRERAKRLKEQHEYRELMDRLEREAFVALVKREQEEAERERKKEEEEKKKLREEQQRKKRMLEAAFDGDVEEMKAVLQEVANLNTKSGVGANEKEKTRWLQNLINMVECTDANGNTPLSEASGGGHPLAIQMLIENGANPNSRGAFNRTPLYRAAFGGHVAAVEVLLQHGADPRLYADDGNTPEQVASLDSLVAILNSWDLSLTDSMLQKMEAEQQRRTDLEKKQKEAETHQMAGEVEQLAKEHERCNKKLQQAYCELNRRITEHDKCQRKQMGNAEITLHAIADAEGLVQKLQGEIESAAEKLSLARLKLREQLQGGAGAEFQGLKCSVQELDDVLFKDVGGKIHSDGRWPLVIDPSGQAAIFLRYRDTNYLNAVNPSDMSVDTVRLALLGAIRYGKPLVFDMMEVNMFDTVKKQLDRLEPGLAEAVLDGTVLQNERYLSLLRPTDGPEYADTEFQATRTEKFRLFVVTKQRHPPEELLRILLPIQVVLPRSSR from the exons ATGAGCCCCAAGAAGGCCGCCGCCGCTCGGAAGAGGGCCCCGCTGGCCGCCGCACCTGGGAAgccag GCCCCCAAGGGGGTGGGCAGCAAGCGGCGCAGACCGGCAGCCAGGCCCCCCCCTCCTCCGGGGGCCCAGAAGACCCCCGCCGCCGCGACAGCCCCCGCTCTGCAGGTGAGCAGCTTcagcagcaggaggggaggggcgcCCTCGGAGacacgggggcgggggcgctggGGGGATGGCCCGTGATGGCGGTGCAGTGCGGAGAGAGAAGTGGGGCGAAgagggcaaggac gcaggatcagccctggctagtatttgtacGGGAGACCACGGGGGAGTTTCCGAgtcgctgtgcagaggaaggca CTGTGCTGGAGTCCTGTGTGCTGTctggagccccccaccccacctgtatTGCAGAGCAGAACAGCGATCAGAAGGCTGCCCTGACTCTGCAGTGTGCCTTCCGCTGCCTCCTGGCACGTCGTGAGAGGGCAaagaggctgaaggagcagcatgAGTACCGGGAGTTAATGGACCGCCTCGAGAGAGAA GCCTTTGTTGCCCTGGTGAAGAGGGAGCAGGAAGAAGCTGAGCGGGAgcgaaagaaagaggaagaagagaaaaaaaagctgcgggaggagcagcagaggaAGAAGCGGATGTTGGAGGCAGCCTTTGACGGTGACGTGGAAGAGATGAAGGCGGTCCTCCAAGAG GTGGCAAATCTGAACActaagagtggtgttggagccaACGAGAAGGAGAAGACCAGGTGGCTCCAGAACCTCATCAACATGGTGGAGTGCACAGATGCCAACGGCAACACTCCGCTCTCTGAAGCTTCGGGAGGAGGCCATCCCTTGGCCATTCAGATGCTGATAGAAAATGGAGCCAATCCAAACAGTCGG GGTGCCTTTAACCGGACTCCCCTGTATCGTGCTGCTTTTGGAGGGCACGTAGCAGCAGTGGAAGTTCTTCTGCAGCATGGGGCAGACCCCCGACTTTATGCGGATGATGGCAACACCCCAGAGCAG GTTGCCTCTCTGGACAGTTTGGTGGCCATCCTGAACTCCTGGGATCTCAGCCTGACAGACTCAATGCTCCAGAAGATGGAGGCAGAACAGCAGCGGAGGACAGATctggaaaagaagcagaaagaagcAGAGACACACCA GATGGCCGGGGAGGTGGAGCAGCTGGCCAAGGAGCATGAGAGGTGCAACAAAAAG CTGCAGCAGGCCTACTGCGAGCTGAACCGGCGCATAACTGAGCACGACAAATGCCAGCGGAAGCAGATGGGCAACGCCGAGATCACTCTTCAC GCCATTGCGGATGCGGAAGGGCTGGTGCAGAAACTTCAGGGGGAAATTGAGAGTGCTGCGGAGAAGCTGTCCCTGGCCCGGCTCAAACTGCGGGAACAGTTGCAGGGAG gggcaggggctgagTTTCAGGGCCTGAAGTGCTCTGTGCAGGAGCTGGATGACGTCCTCTTCAAAGATGTGGGTGGAAAAATCCATTCTGATGGGCG GTGGCCTCTTGTGATCGATCCCTCTggccaagcagccattttcttacgCTATCGTGACACCAATTACCTGAATGCTGTGAATCCCAGCGACATGAGCGTGGACACCGTCCGCCTGGCGCTGCTGGGGGCCATTCG gtATGGAAAGCCCCTGGTCTTCGACATGATGGAGGTGAACATGTTTGACACAGTGAAGAAGCAGCTGGACCGCCTGGAGCCAGGGCTGGCGGAGGCGGTGCTGGACGGGACGGTTCTCCAGAATGAGCG GTACCTGTCCCTGCTAAGACCGACGGATGGCCCAGAATATGCAGACACCGAATTCCAGGCCACTCGGACAGAGAAGTTCAGGCTCTTCGTTGTCACCAAACAACGCCACCCTCCTGAGGAGCTCCTGCGGATTCTTCTCCCCATCCAAGTCGTTCTGCCCAGGAGCAGTCGGTAG